AAAAAACCACCGACCCTTTCAACGCGTTGACTTCATTTGTGCAGCCTGTGCTGTTGGACCAATGCTGCCTGGTTACAGATAGATCAGCCGCTACATTTATAGCCTTATAGGTTATAAGTTAACAAGAAGTACAAGCAAGATaaagaaactaatatatatatttgttaatttatgACATTAATTGTGGATAAAATGGATATGCATGTACAGTACATGTATGAATGCAGTTGGTTAACATCTAGGAAACACAATGATGTAACATTTGCCTAACGACTTGAGAGAAGTAGGTTTGGTGAAGTACAGTTTTGAAAATTGTACTGGATAAGGTTTGTGTACACACTCTTTATtgcgtgatttttttttctacttaaTGACCTTTTATACGtacctcaaagcttgaaccctGATAAACTAACCAAACAGACTGAAGaatgtattatataaaatgaagaTGAAGCTGAAAATGAACTATACAGAATATACTTTTTGTGTTGGCACATTGTAATTGTAAAGTTCACAACAACATGTCTCTTGAAGAGGGGACTTATGAGGGCTGAACCAATTGTTCTTCAGGAAGTCTGCACAATTGTTCTCGAACACGAGACGCCAGTTGAGATGCTTCCTTGTCCAGTTTCAGTGTGCGTCTATGCAAGCTCTGTTATCAAAAACACCACCAAATCAAACAACTTTCATAAACCTTTCAAAATCTAATGTTTCGATCTTGTTTTGTACCTCAGAAGTCCATAAACAGTCACGTTCTTTACGAGGGATTATGTGAATGTGTGTCTGCAAAATAGAAAGACAAGTGTTTAACACAAACTTCCTTCCTCAGGTATTAAGAGAAATGTAAGTATGTTGCTTACGTGAAATATGACTTGTCCAGCTGCTGCTCCGTTGTTAACCAACAAGTTAAATGAATCTGATAAAACAGTAACCAAATAAGAATTAGAATCTTGGTTCATTGACGAATCTACTTTAAACTTCTTAAAGATTCCAGAACGAATGGCAAGAATACATAAGAACCTGAGAACAACAAGTGGCTAAACCAAATGCCAGATGTTTAGGAAGATTAGACAGAACATACCACTGTCAGTAGCTTTGACGATGGCATTACTGATAAGAGGCACTTTAGAACACATGGCAGCAACTACCTGCATGCTCCTTGGAGGAGACCTTTAATCAATATCTTATATACACTCGCATATACATACTTTCTGATGTAAATAAAAAGTTCCCCAACAAAGCAGACATTTGcccacatatatataaaaatcacaaaacaaacgAACTAATGCGATTGATAGGATTcaaaataagcaaaaaaaaaaaacctttagcaaaaaaagaaagaaagaaagaaagaggaaCTTACTGAGGGAGGTGTTTCCTCTAAAGTTGGATAATGTAACTTTGGAATGATAAGTGAGTGCCTGAAACATGCCACAGATTATAAAAAGAAAGTTGATAGCTTTTGGAATTCAATAAAGCAAAAAACATATTCATAATGCAATCCACTAATCAAAGATTTAGTAGTAGAATGAGAATTTGATTACCCATGGATAAGAGGACTCGTATCCAAAATACACAAACACATATCATCCTCGTACAACTGCttcccccaaaaaaaaagagagacttTTGTTAGTTCTGTTATATGCGTAAggaactggaaaaaaaaaacagaaagtttAGACCTTGAGACATGGAGACTCGCCACGGACAATCTTACAGAAAACGCAGtcgttttggagattggatgaTTCCACCTTGTCTTCGCTGGAGCTACAATCGGAAACCCTGAGAATCGAGTCTCGGGCTGGGTACGGACCAGAGGGGTTGAGATGGGAGCAGAGGATCGCGAGTCTTCTAGCTTCCATGAAAATAgatgagtttttttatttatttgaagaaTACGATTCTTCTGATATAGAACACAGTAAGTGATGAAGATTGAGAGGAGAAGAGTGTGTGGGGGTGGGTCGTCGTGTATGGAGGGAGGGAGAGTTGCTGTTTTGTTTTATCCACAACCTTCCATGTGATTgatgactctctctctctcttctgtcTGTCTTCTGTtttatcctactatataaaagggactaaattcaaggcttttgagactatccacctcagccaaaatattctcatccaaaaagaattaaaaataaatgtcatttagaaaataattaactaacatacaacttttgatatttctagaaatttcaaatttgtaactgctaatttattaatagaatcatatatctatattgaattatgttctatttttaatcgttagacttcaagggtaaataaattattaatttataatatatatagtttataactttatattgtagttataaataaagagaaaataatcgGGAAGGGTGAAGAAGCacatgtaaaattatgtaattaaaatggtaaaatgatgaatctaagaaaatttgttgtacaaattatggtgctttcttcgtccactataataatttaaaataaaatatatattcacataaataagtcaatatttgttgttttttttttggtaagatattaaaattatcattttctgaaaggttacactgttgttcttaaacaacttattacaacaaggaaacaaaaacaaccaacaacaactcaaggtaaaaaaGCCTTAAGGAGATCTTatacaagaaatataaaaagaagtagagaagaggagaaagaagaacttgccgggtaagagaggagacggtcacgcatcatacggtcgagagaggcaaggatgactgatgaaggtgaggagacagctgtgaatacacgagcattacgctctttccacaacaggtagatggctgactgaaagtagagcttgatgactggagtagcatgTGCATCTGCGTTGACGCGAAGTTGATTGATCTAAGCTGCAacagagtgtagatcagccggaggagaaatccaaacttcagcagcaaaaggctcccatcagtcttctccgcaaagccagccatgatataaacgcattacgtggaatatgttccttgaaccaaatagtcttgtgccaatatttattgttgatagtgtttatattcttttctgacattagtatccatattttttggtaaactgatccaaagagattagtttgtggagcAAACCAAAggaggattatagtgtttactttggaaaaagtaataggttgaatgatagatggcgtgcatgccttttcacatggaaatctgcacatatgttaaaattgtaagttttgaatcatagagaaaatatagtgtatcTGACCGAAGTTGGTCCAttccgaaactaaagatggctaaaattcttttttgtcaaaatgcatagatcTTATAGCACTGTAATAAACTCCgtgtgtaaaggagaaaaaatgttatataagtgaaaacaaaaattatgatttttttcttgtgcctataggctcttcgcaatttgaagaagaaagaacatattgtgtgaaaatctttggctcggtcaaattttatccagttgtttataaaactgttgttatctgattcatgtaatttttcagtgttgatttaaaagcccaaaaaacccatctatactgactttttgatattttttctgtgatttgaatttaaaaagagataaaactttcgataagttatgtaaactccGAACAAGTATTTAGttttagaaagcatttacatgtttcaaacttataatatatacatatataatgtttaaaattatgcatataaaacctgtgtaaaatgtgtctgaatatgtttctcttctttaatgtgttaatcgtactatatataacattattttaaaatttcaaaaagtttatgtcactgtcacatacaaaaaaccatcaataaaaaatataattctccatctacgacaagaaaaatgaaaaattataaacatataaatttaaattaagaaaaactaacattagaaaaacaagaagttaatataaaagaaaaaaaatcgacaaataatattataaataaaataaatttataagacacaatccgcgcgaagcgcggaaaaaatctctagttcCGTTAATAATAAATCAGATAATCTCCAAATATGATTTGGGAGAATTGTTGATGGGCTTGTTTGTGTATATGACCCATTATGATGTTGGGCATCAGAGTGACTCCTCTGAACTCTCTCTAGGCCCAGAAGTCCTCTGAACCTTTTTGCTATTATAGCTTTACAGTAAGGCTTTAAAATGGGAAATAGTGATCCCAATTTCcgaattatatttgtaaatgattaaaattttgatttggttATTTATGTTATCagaatacatttatttttttgattatttgtttaaaatatatttacgtGTTAAACATGGAATGAAATAGACATAACGACCTAAAAAAACGTTGTAGAAATATGGGAAGAACGGACAAAACCGTTGCAAATACAAAACTAGATTAAATAGAATATGACCGATTCCAAAATAAGGAACTTGGTAGAAATGATTAAACCTATTGTATTGGAAACGATATGACCAAACCATACATTGCAATTAGCAACCTTAAAAAGATATTCTTCTCAATTTGGGGTCTCTGCACACTTCTCGTCGAATAGAGTACATTCTTCCTGCTTTATTATGTATTGTGCTCCTTGTAGCACTTGTAATGATGATGTACTATAAAGATGACTaattataatagatatattagGTTAAGACATGTGCCTTGCaggggatgaacattatatatataaataattatatatactatatgtttttacatgaaataataaatatatattgaataattaaaaatcgttaattattacatatataattaaattggtgcgaacatataattaaatcaatttattaatccaaacattttttttttctatttgataggatatgtaattaaattttaaatgatattatcatacatattgaatttttaatattaatgtctattaaatgatgctttctactcatatgattgtttgattatttgtatcttttatagtaaaaactttaaattactgataataaaattttcatgagattaatagttttagtaatttatatttaaaaaaaaaattaagttgtcaatgttcattcaaatcttttatcaaaaaaattgttcagattaaatttcgaaattaaaatatttgtgtatttgatatggtttataatttaatttaaaatgatattatatatatatatatattaataattatttaaattagattttttacttatatgattttgtaatcatttgtattttttcataacaaaaattttaaccatggatcacaaaatttgaatgtgagatttttaacagttttagtagattatattcatttttaaaaatccaaaatataacatatacagaaaaatctaaattttaattatatggttattgtggttgtttaatttattttaatagtttaaaattaaacaaatatgatagaagatacactaatttttatcaaatgtttattattcaaaatcattaagtatcatatatatgttagccatattaggcaattccgtaatttttatttaaggaaattataaagaacattaataatgaatttatggttagtttaataaaaaaatatattatataattagatgtatcaatatatttttctaatgattctaagaatcatcatagtgatgacatgtggctacgaAAAGAAATTGTAATGCTTTTcgaataatatataggggataataGTACATCATGGCTATAATATTTTAAGaacttctctttctctttcactTCATCTtcgagtgattaataaatccgATGTTGAATACAAACTTTAGTCATTTACAAACCTAAGAGAAAGAGAagttcttaaaatatttttctaaagatgAACATCAAATTAATATGAACCAAACAGTTTAAATTGGACACCAGTAGATATATAGAAGCATCGTTCCTCGTTCAGATTCATTACGTTTCCACGTTTACAGGTTCTTATCAATGCACAAGAGCTCAACTTCATCTCACCATAAAAAAGTTAGAAAATGGCCATTATAAAAGATCATGGTCCCTCAATGGTAGCCTGGTAGGGATGTTTGTTTATTAGGCGTGGAGACTTTTTACAAAGAGACAAGTGGTCGACGTTGCTCCACTTTCGCGTTAACGTTGACGTTGAAGCAATAAGATTATCAGTCATCCACAGTCAACAATTTCTGCTCCATTTATATTGACCTTCGCGTGATGCCATCTAGAAATCTTCCAGCTAATTAATACTTCCTTTTTATACATTCTGATCTATTTTGTCATTAAACAAATACCAAAATACCAATCTCTGGTGAGGGCATAAGTTGACGAATTCATTAGTTTGATTGGTCACAagtgttgccaaaaaaaaaaaaaaaagattggtcACAAGTATTTGGCTGCTATATAGACTTTGTCTGTGTAtcataattgtattttatttttgtaaaacaataattttccAACTTCCAACTTGCCGATGTGCGTTTTGACCGACTTTTAGAGATATCACGTTCTAGAATAGATAACGTTTGTTATAAAATAGGCTCTCCTCCTAGTGAATAATTCAAGATATACACCcacacaaaaaaacaaagtagtttattaaaccaaaaaaatgaagaCATTCATTTCCAGATGTCTCCTTCTATTGGCCCTTGTATGCAGCTGCTCCGCCGCAGATTCAATATGGGACCTCTGCAACAAAAACTCAAACGTCTCAAGCAGCAGCCAAATCTCCAAGAACATCGATTCTATTCTCGCTACCCTCGTCTCAAAGACTCCTTCACAAGGCTTCGTTACAACAACTTCCTCAAGTTACAACAAGAAAGACAATGTCTACGGACTTGCTCAATGCAGAGGTGACATCAGCAAGACCGATTGCACCACCTGCATCCAAGACGCTGCCAAGAAAATCCGTGAGGTCTGTCCGAACCAATCTGACGCAAGGATCTTGTACGACTTCTGCTTCTTGCGTTACAGCCAAGAGAATTTCATAGGGAAGCTCGACACGGGTGCTGGTCTCATATACTACAACGTCGCTAACGTAACCGAAACAGATCCCAAAACGTTCGATAATGAACTCGGGAAACTCTTTGATAAAATTAGGTCTGAAGCGGTTTTGCGTGAGAGTCAAGGTTTAGGTAAAGGTAAGACAAAGCTGACACCGTTTGTGACACTAAACGGTTTGGTTCAGTGTACTAGGGACTTGAGCGCATTAGATTGCGCACAGTGTTTTGCAACTGCGGTCCAGAGCTTCATGGGGGCTTGTCACAACAAGAAGGGATGTCGTGTGTTGTACAGTAGTTGCTATGTCCGGTATGAGTTTTATCCGTTTTACTTCCCTCTTGATCCGGCTAAGACCGGCACTAGTGTCGGTACTATTTCTTCCGTTAGGCTCTGATAAGGGCCAGAGAACACATATGTGTGCAGACCTTTGacaataaaatgataaataaatctATTTCCCTTTGTTGCTTCTATAACATGTAAGCAAATTATAAGTTGAAAAGCTATTTGTGTTCTAGATTCCTATCATGCGTGCAAATCTTTGGATCATATACATTTGGTATATCCAAAAGAACACAATAGAATTATCACACTTCCTAAAATTATTAAGTGTTATTGTTGTTATATAATTGTTAGATTACATTTTATAACATGTAagaaaaattatcaaataaatttgatgATGTAGATAGCCTATTGTTTCAAAtgataaaaatctaaaacagtGAACAAgaaatgttgttgttgttatataATTGTTAGATTACTTTTTTATAACATGTAAGacaaattatcaaataaatttgatgATGTAGATAGCCTATTGTTTCAAAtgataaaaatctaaaacagtGAACAAGAAATGAGTCTCTCTCAGTCAAATATTGTGTTCtagaagaaaatatacaatGAGCATAAATTAGAGTTTCAAAATTTCGATAAACTTgtaaaaataaaggaaaatccTGAAACTTCAACTATATTGGAAGATTATGGAACAGAAATGAAATCATTTGGGGTAATTGGTTGGGATTTATCTCGctactttagctttatttatttttaaatcactaaattttaccaATTATGTTGTagctttacttttaaaaattaaaatctatatcaagttttatttagttttaccaatcatgctttatctttatttttaaagctacaacaaaaaataaaattgtttcttatgtattttaggcaaaaaTACTACATCATCTTATTATAGGCTGTAGAAtctgtaaaatgaaaaaaatatctataatatcaaataaattatataatcataataaaaacttttataaatattttaattttgaatttgagtgttttttaattattaagatatttaaataatataaatattatttacatatcacagtttaaattacaataaattttgataatttataagaaaaatattaatataaattattttaattcatataaaataataattttatatatacaacacatatttcatatattttataataaaatatctacAGCCGATAAGTTACAAgtacaacaaatttaactacatCAAAAGTTCCTGGAGAAAAAGTCTAAAATAACAACTTTACAACTACAACCAATTTATCCACAGCTAAACATCtacagttaaattatttaagccACATTCGAACCAATCATCACCATTGATATATTAACCAAagatttaaagttgttttagtataaactatatgatataatacaaaatataatgtatttaaacACTTGAAACAGTTGGTGATTCTAATATTTGAAGTCTatagaaatttttctttcgtttaCGACATTTATAGTATGAAAATTTAACAGTAGGTGAGGTGACAGTCAAttcataaaacaattttttgataGAGAGATTAATTTCGGTTTGGTAgtttcaaaccaaaccaaacatatTGGTTCCGGTTTTATTCGTAAATCATAAACCCCCAAGTAGGTCGTCTCAGCTCTCTTCACTTGCGACGGCTCTCTCTCACTTAACCACTCTCCCAGCTGCCGGAAAACACAGATATGCTCTCCGTCGCTAAACGCCTCGTCTCCGCCTCACCGTCTCTCCGTAACGGCGCCCCCCTTCTCCAATTCTTCAGAACGGAGGCAGGTCAGCCGAGACGGCGAACCAAATCCCACTCTCCGCCGCTCAAAAAGAAGGAAGAGAAGTCGGAGTGGTGGATCGTCGACGGAGAGATGCACGAGATCGGCGATCACGTCCCTCTCCGCGAGCGATTCACCATCCCCAGAGACAATATCCCCAACAGGCGCCGCAAGCAGCTCCGCGAGCAGTTCATGCGCCGCACTCGCCTCGTCCTCAAAGAATCGGTCGGTCCCTTTTCAcaattttagggttttagaagtGGTTGTGATTAGTAATTCTGATTGAGTTGTGAACGATAGGAGCACGAGCCATGGTGCAAGAAGTACATGGAGCTGTACAACGAGCTTAGGGAAAACTGGGAGAGGCTTTACTGGGATGAAGGATACTCCAAGAAGATTGCTAGGGATCATGCTAATTACGAGTCtgctgaggaagatgatgaagattTTAATCCATACAGGTTTTTCTTTTGACCGTTGCTTATTCGCCAGTTTCATGGTGTGTATGTATTATTGATGGGTTTGGTTCACTTTTCATTACAGGAACAGGCGGTCATTTAATGATCCAACAAaggtaaaaaaaagttttgattttgttttgttggtttCTTGTATTCTTGACATTTGATGATTCATCTGATATTCTGATGTGACAGCAGGAGCAGGGGTTTGTTAATAGAACAACGCAACAAGGCGATGGTAACTGGGACAAAGTAAATCAAATCCGGGACAAGTTTGAGTATGACAGAGAAAGGAGAATGAGAGAAAAAGGTGAGTTCTACTTATACATTAACAAGTATCTTTTTTTGTATTCATGCATGAACAAATGTTGAGCTATATAGTATATGATATGTGACAAAGTTCTTGTCGAGTAGTTGATCCTTGTTGTTGTTGCATATAAGTCTGATGCTGGGATATATCATAAGTGGGGAAGTTGCTTAGTATTTTCAGCCTCCAGCTACGGGGAAAGGTGAATATGAAATTAGATAGATTATCATCTGTTGTCTACAATCAGCGCTAGAGGGTGTGGTAGTTTGTCTATGAGGTTGTTGATCTTTCTGCCATATAGACCATGTCTGGTTTCTGTAGACAGATATGCATCTTTGAGTATTCTGAATACACCTCATCTGTATGTTTCTTCCATACGTACCTACCTAGTGAGTTTATTTGCTGCCGTGTGTTCTCATCACTTGTGTTTCTGTAATATCTCTCTTATGTTGCAGCCTTTGCACCAATGAACGCCGCACCGGACGCTAGAGACTCAAATTGGAATGCACAGAGACAGCCATTTGATGCTGAGAGATACACTCGGGACTGAATTTGATCGTTTTGGCATCTATTTCAGTGTGTTAATGGAAATGTTGTTGTAGCAGATGGTCATAATCTCTACGCAGTATCCCCATAAGTAGTAGCTTATTTGGCACAACATGGCTTCGCATAAGAGACCGTCAACCACAATACACTTGGAGAAACCGTGCTGCATTTACAGTGTGTGATTATATTTCGTaaactatactttttttttggagcATTAGCATCGCGTGTTGTAATCCCCTTCTTCACCTTAAAGAGTGTTATGAATCTTTTGATAAATGACTATGTAGTTCATTTTCACAATCAGAGTAAAATCTCAAAATAATCCAAGGAGAAGATAAGTAAATAGAAATGTTTTTGCTCATGGAACTTGGAAACAATAGAAGTCGGGCAGTAAATAGTACAAATCCATAGACATCTCAGAAAATGAAGAGTAGACAGGCAAACGAGAAAAGACGGAGAGAAAACGCTTTGTATACAATCATAGAGTAAGTGAATTGGCAAACGAGAGATAACATGTGCTATATATACTTGTGGTGAGGACCTAAGATGAGGCTTGGCGAGCACGAACCAGTGCATTAAGTTCCCTCACTTGGCTTCTAAGTCTCTCTGGGTTGCAGAAAAAGTCCATGAATACTCGTCTTTGAAGTTCCACGTCCTTGGAGTGATGCTTGACGATCtgcaacaataaatattttaaggaGCTGagtttattcaaattttatatcCAATACGATACAGACGTCTTCGTTCGTGAGAGAGGAATCAAAATGAGTAGATTAAGGCTCACCTCCCTTTTCTCGCGGTGCTCTAGCGTTACCTCCTCCACTGCTGCAGAGAGTTTGGAGTTGATTTTTCCCATCTCATCAAGTTCTTTCATCAGCGGCTAATGTTACATTACATGGGAGAaacaacataaatcaaaattctTTAGGTGAAGGATTGAAATTGGTAATAGAGAACTCAGATTTCTTTTACCCATGGTGTCAATATGGGCTGTGCCGTAGTTGAAGATGCAAAGAGAAGTTGCTGCAGATTCTGAATAAGGGTACACCTGAGAAACGGAGAGAGGCAACAGTGACATGATCATAATAAATACTTGTTTCTGTGGAAGAAGTTGAGGAATGTTATGATGACTTTGGACTCACAGCTCGTTAATGCATCTATTTCTGTCATCTGGAAGGGAATTCTCGAGGTCAGACTGAAGAGATGATAGATCCGATTGAAGAGAAACTATCTGCTGAATGATGGCTGGAGCTGAGACATAAGTTGATAACCCGGCTTGGACATCTATAGACGAAAATCATCAGCCTCAATTAGGTTGGGAGATATCACGCAAAGGagaataattttgtaaaatgatAGTGTTGACTACTTGAGTGAATGCTCAATAGATCTCTAACTCCATGTAAAAAGCTGTCACGGTCATCCACTGCTCCCTGTTCTTGGACATCAGATGCAGCTTGGATCAGTGACAAACACCGTCCCTGTATATATAGTGCAAAGATAAAATTAGTTTCATTATTCCCATAATTGTAGGAAAGCATGGACTGTAACTATGGATATGAACATACCACACGGCTTCTTGTGGCGGAGAGGTAACCCTGGAGTTCGGATTCGATTACTTTTAGCAGAGAGAATGCTCCAagcatgtttttcttttctagcTGACATGCTAATTTCAAGAACTGGTGTCTTGCAAGCTGATTAACCAGGTGATTGATGAACTGCGACAAAATATTCGGAATATCAACGACAGAATGAAAAGTATCTCAAACATGAAAACCACG
This genomic interval from Brassica napus cultivar Da-Ae chromosome A6, Da-Ae, whole genome shotgun sequence contains the following:
- the BNAA06G30150D gene encoding adenylylsulfatase HINT3; the protein is MEARRLAILCSHLNPSGPYPARDSILRVSDCSSSEDKVESSNLQNDCVFCKIVRGESPCLKLYEDDMCLCILDTSPLIHGHSLIIPKLHYPTLEETPPSVVAAMCSKVPLISNAIVKATDSDSFNLLVNNGAAAGQVIFHTHIHIIPRKERDCLWTSESLHRRTLKLDKEASQLASRVREQLCRLPEEQLVQPS
- the LOC106368003 gene encoding cysteine-rich repeat secretory protein 55, which gives rise to MKTFISRCLLLLALVCSCSAADSIWDLCNKNSNVSSSSQISKNIDSILATLVSKTPSQGFVTTTSSSYNKKDNVYGLAQCRGDISKTDCTTCIQDAAKKIREVCPNQSDARILYDFCFLRYSQENFIGKLDTGAGLIYYNVANVTETDPKTFDNELGKLFDKIRSEAVLRESQGLGKGKTKLTPFVTLNGLVQCTRDLSALDCAQCFATAVQSFMGACHNKKGCRVLYSSCYVRYEFYPFYFPLDPAKTGTSVGTISSVRL
- the BNAA06G30170D gene encoding uncharacterized protein BNAA06G30170D isoform X1, with translation MLSVAKRLVSASPSLRNGAPLLQFFRTEAGQPRRRTKSHSPPLKKKEEKSEWWIVDGEMHEIGDHVPLRERFTIPRDNIPNRRRKQLREQFMRRTRLVLKESEHEPWCKKYMELYNELRENWERLYWDEGYSKKIARDHANYESAEEDDEDFNPYRNRRSFNDPTKQEQGFVNRTTQQGDGNWDKVNQIRDKFEYDRERRMREKAFAPMNAAPDARDSNWNAQRQPFDAERYTRD
- the BNAA06G30170D gene encoding uncharacterized protein BNAA06G30170D isoform X2, which produces MLSVAKRLVSASPSLRNGAPLLQFFRTEAGQPRRRTKSHSPPLKKKEEKSEWWIVDGEMHEIGDHVPLRERFTIPRDNIPNRRRKQLREQFMRRTRLVLKESEHEPWCKKYMELYNELRENWERLYWDEGYSKKIARDHANYESAEEDDEDFNPYRNRRSFNDPTKEQGFVNRTTQQGDGNWDKVNQIRDKFEYDRERRMREKAFAPMNAAPDARDSNWNAQRQPFDAERYTRD